A window of the Zeugodacus cucurbitae isolate PBARC_wt_2022May chromosome 2, idZeuCucr1.2, whole genome shotgun sequence genome harbors these coding sequences:
- the LOC128919836 gene encoding uncharacterized protein LOC128919836, with protein MYNVCVFTDRNKTLRTTREQIDCYLNYVRVHPEIKVNKNDPSRPKRVEELWSELSVLLNVLKGPTRTPTKWRENLSHWRNQIRSRARKAKAHKMVTGGGPSSKIDLTETEQRALDTLGSFTVDGLAELPTIGTEEEVLFGATPTPSPLVTTTDAPIDRTPSSSRTKRITTDDMFENVMTMIKEKD; from the exons atgtacaatgtgtgtgtttttacagATCGGAATAAAACGTTGCGCACGACGCGGGAGCAAATTGATTGTTACTTAAATTATGTGCGGGTTCACCCCGAAATAAAAGTGAACAAGAACGACCCATCGCGGCCGAAAAGGGTTGAAGAGCTTTGGTCGGAGCTTTCTGTTCTCCTAAATGTCCTTAAAGGCCCAACTCGGACCCCCACCAAATGGAGAGAG AATCTGAGCCATTGGAGGAACCAGATTCGGTCACGGGCCAGGAAGGCAAAGGCGCACAAGATGGTAACAGGTGGCGGCCCAAGCTCAAAAATTGACCTGACCGAAACTGAGCAGCGGGCGTTGGACACATTAGGGTCATTCACAGTTGATGGGTTGGCTGAATTACCAACCATTGGAACAGAG gaAGAAGTATTGTTTGGTGCTACTCCTACACCATCCCCGCTGGTGACGACTACGGACGCGCCAATTGACCGCACTCCATCCTCGTCCCGAACAAAACGAATAACGACGGACGATATGTTTGAAAATGTAATGACCATGATAAAAGAAAAGGACTGA